From Jiangella mangrovi:
CGGCCTACCTGCACCGCGAGCAGGTCGAGCTGGCCTTCGTCGAGGCGCTGCAGCAGCTGCCGCCGCGGCAGACCGCCGCCCTCGTGGTGTGCGACGTGCTCGGCTTCCCGCTGGCCGAGGCGGCGGCCATGCTCGACACGACGGCGACGGCGGTCAAGGGGGCGCTGCAGCGGGCCCGGTCGACGCTGCGATCGAGCACCACCCGGCCGCCGGCGCACGGCTCGGCCGAGGAGCGCCGCCTCAGCAAGGAGTTCGCCACCGCGTTCGTCGCCGACGACGTCGACGCCGTCGTCGCGCTGCTCACCGACGACGCCTGGCTGGCCATGCCGCCGGCGCCGCACCAGTACGTCGGGGCGGCGGCGATCGCCGGGTTCCTCCGCGCCAGCGCGGGCTGGCGGGCGGGCCGGCTCTACTCACTGCTCCCCACCCGGGCCAACGCCCAGCCCGCGTTCGGCCTCTACCTCGACGCGGCCCCCGCCGGGCTCGTCGTGCTCGCCCTCGACGGCGACCGGGTCGCCCGGATCACGCGCTTCATGGACGACACCCTGTTCCCCGCGTTCGGCCTGCCCAGGGCGTTCAGCCGATCCCCCGCATCTGCAGCACCTTCAGGGCCAGCGCCAGATCCAGCCGCAGCTCCGGATCGGTGGTGAACGGGCCGAGGATCCGCTCGAGCTTGCTGATGCGGTAGCGCAGCGTGTTGTAGTGGAAGTGCAGCTGCCGCGCCGCCTCGGCGACGTTGAGGTTGGTGTCGAGCAGGACCTTCAGCGTGTGCCGCAGGTCCTCCATCTCGGGGTCGTCCTCGGCGGCGAGGCCGTGCAGGGTCTCGCGGACGAAGCCGCGCAGCTCCTCACGGTCCTCGATCTGGCTGAGCAGCCGGAACGAGCCGAGGCTGTCGAAATGTGCCAGGGATCCGCGGCCGTTCATCTGCCGTCCGACGTCGACGGCGCGGCGGGCCTGCTCGTAGCCGACGGGCAGCCGCTCGGGGTCGTCGACGAGCCGGCTCACGCCGGTGGAGAACGACCGCCGGCCGCCACCGCCGTCGCCGGAGACCTGCCGGACCGCCTCGCGCACGGCCGACTCCGCGTCCTGGCGCGGCCCGACCGGCAGCAGGGCCACCACCTCCTGCGCGAACCCGACGACGGCGGCCCGCGGGTCGCGCCGGCCGACGACCGACTGCCAGGCGACGGTGAACCGCTCCTGGACGGGGCGCAGCTGCAGCCCGGCCGACCCGGCCGTCCCGTTCTCGGGATCCAGCTCGGCCACGACGACGACGAGCTCGCGGCCGACGTCCCAGCCCAGCGACTCGCAGTGCGCCACGATGCGCTCGCGGTCGCCGGCCCGCCCGGACAGCACGTCGCGGAGGAAGTCGCCGCGGTACTTGCTCTCGACGGCGGTGACGGCGAGCTGCTTGTTCACGGCCAGCGCGGCGACGGTGGCGGCCCGCTCCAGCACGGTGACGTCGGCGACGTCGAGGCTGCGGTGCCGGGCGAACGCGACGATGCGCCCGTGGTCGACGCGGCCGGCCACGATCGACACGACGGCGTGCCAGCCGGGCACGTCGACGTGCGAGTGGACGCCGCCGGGCTCGTACTCGGTCCGGAACCGGCCGGAGGTGTCGAAGCACGGCGTGTGCCGCCACGACGCGAGGTCGTCGACGTTGCCGCCCTCGGCGAGGATGCGCCCGTCCGCCGTCGTCACCATGACCGGCACCCCGAGCACGGCGGACGTCTTCGTGACCAGCTCCGTCAGCCCGCCGCCCTCGAGCACCACCGACAGCAGCGCGTGGTGCACCTCCCAGGACCTCTCCAGCGCGGCGGCCTGCTTGTTCAGCACGCCGGTGAGGACCTGGTTGAGGATGTCGTCGAAGCCGACGGCGTCGGGCAGGAGCAGCAGCGGCAGCCCGAGCCGGTCCGCCTCGTGGATCATCTCGTCCGGCAGGGCATCGAGGTAGCGGTGCAGTTTGACGCCCAGCGCGGCCAGCCCGCGCGCGTCCAGTTCGGCGACGAGGCCCGGCAGGCCCTGCGGGGTGTTGCGCAGCGGGTACCCGGTGGTCAGCAGCAGCTCGTTCGGCTTGACCCACGGCAGGATGTCGGGGACCTCCATGATGTTGGCCCGCTGGACCACGCGGTCGAGCCCGGACTCACCCGCCAGCAGCCGCGCTCCGGCGAGCGCGGGGATCTCCATCGCCTTGCGCACCGTCAGGCCCGGCATGGCGTGCGCCGGCCAGTTGGCAGCGTCGGCTGGCAACTCCGGCGAACCCTGGGCCCGATCGTTGGCAAGTTTGCCCATGCGATGACGGTATCCCTCCCGGCTAGTTTCGTGGCAGTCCCAGTTCAGGTGATCTTGGGCGGAAACGGAGGTCGCGAGTGCCGGTACCGACGGTTCCGACCGGGGTCCGGGCCGCCCGGCCATGGCCGGGCGCCGCGTCACGGCAGGTCCTGCCGGGCGCCGCGAGCACCGTCGTCGCCGCTCTCGTCGGGGGTCCACGGCTCACCGGGGAGGTCGTGGCCGCCACCCGCACGCTGACCGCCGTCCTGGTCGACCACGGAACCGGGCCGGTGCTCCTGTGCATCACCGGCCCGGCTGCCGTGCGCCTCCCGTGCGCCGTCGTCACGCCCTGGCCGGTGTCGGGGCTGCGACCCGGCCAGCGGGCGGTCGTCGGCGACGGCGAGCTGAGCATCGGCGATCCGGGGGCCGACGGCGTCCTCGTGTCGGTCGCGCGGTGGTGGCGGGTGCGCCCGGCGACCATCGGCGACGTCGCGCTCGCGCGCTCGCGCACGGCGGGCCTCGCGGACGGCGCGGGGCTCGACGGCGGCATCGTGGCGGCCTCGGGGCGGCTCGGGCTGGCGCTGCTCTGTGGCGACGACGACGAGCTGGCGGACGCCGTCGACGGCCTGCTCGGTCTCGGGCCCGGCCTGACGCCCGCCGGCGACGACGTGCTGGCCGGCGCGCTGGTCGTCGCGGCCGCGCTCGGCCGGGCGGCGCGGCTGGCATCCGCCGTCGGGGCCGCCGTCCCGTTCGCGCGCACCACCGCCGTCTCCGCCGGTCTGCTCCCCCACGCCGCCCACGGCCTGGCCGCCCCGCAGCTCGCCGCGTACCTGGCCGCGCTGGGCGCCGCCCGCGGCGACGTCGACGCGGCCGAACGGCGGCTGCTCGACGTCGGCCACACCTCCGGCGCCGCGCTGCGGCTGGGCGCCGTGGTCGCCCTGGCCGCGCTCGCCGGCGGTCCGCGGTGATCCGCCACATCGAGGTGCGCACCGGCACCTACCACGACTCCGTCACGTTGATGCAGGTCAGCCAGGCGGTCCAGGGCGAGGACGGGGTCGGGGCGGCACTCGTCGCCATGGCCACCCAGCTGAACCTCGACCTCCTGGCCGGCATGGGCTTCGAGCCGCCGTCCGCCGGCCCCAACGACCTCGTCGTCGGGATCACCGCGGACGACGACGCCGCGCTCGGCCGGGCGCTGGTGCGGCTCGAGGCGGCGCTGTCGGCGGGGGGTTCCGGCGGCGGATCCGAGGGCGGCGGGTTCGACGCCGCTCCCCCGCGGTCCGTCGGGTCGGCCGCCCGGCGCGACGGCGCCACCGTCGCGTTCGTCTCCACGCCCGGCCCGTACGCGTTCGTCGACGCCATGGACGCGCTGCAGCACGGCCTGCAGGTCGTCGTGTTCTCCGACAACGTCCCCGTCGAGCAGGAGGTCCGGCTCAAGCGCGAGGCCGCCGAGCGCGGACTGCTGGTCATGGGTCCCGACTGCGGCACCGCGGTGGTCGGCGGCGTCGGGTTCGGGTTCGCCAACGTGGTGCGGCCCGGCCCGGTCGGCGTCGTCGCGGCGTCCGGCACCGGCGCACAGCAGCTGCTCGCCTTGATCGACGGCGCAGGCGTCGGCATCAGCCACTGCCTCGGGGTCGGCGGCCGCGACCTGTCCGCCGAGGTGGGCGGCGCGTCCACGCTGGCCGCGCTCGACCTGCTGGCCGACGACGACGCGACCGAGGTCGTCGTGGTCGTCAGCAAGCCGCCCGCGCCCGAGGTCGCCGACGCCGTCCGCGAGCGCACCGAGAAGCTCGGCAAGCCCGTCGTCCTCGCGCTGCTCGGCCCCGGCCGGCCCGACCTCACCGCCGTCGCCGAGACCGTCGTCACCACCGCCGGCGCCGAGTGGGCGCCGCCGCGGTCCTGGCCGTCGACGGCGCCAGGTGCCGGTCCGTACCCGTTCGTGCGCGGGCTCTATGCCGGCGGGACGCTCTGCGACGAGGCGATGCTGCTGGTCAGCGCGGAGTTCGGACCTGTGCGGTCGAACATCCCGCTGGCGCCGGCCTGGGCGCTCGAGCCGGACCTGCGCGCCGACGGGCACACGATGATCGACTTCGGCGACGACACCCTGACCCGCGGCCGGCCGCACCCGATGATCGACAACTCGCTGCGCATCGAGCGCCTGCTCGCCGAGGCACGCGACCCGTCCTGCGGTGTGGTGCTGCTCGACGTCGTCCTCGGGCACGGCGCGCACCCGGACCCGGCCGGCGAACTGGCGCCGGCGATCGTGCGGGCCCGCAACGTGGCCGGCTCGCGCGGCCGCGACCTCGCCGTCGTCGTCGCCCTCATCGGGACCGACGCCGACCCGCAGCGGCTGGACGACCAGGCCCGGGCGCTGCGCGACGCCGGCGCGTCCGTGCAGCTGTCCAACGCCGCGGCGGCCCGCGAGGCGGTCGCGCTGGTCCGGGACGGTGCCGATGGCTGACCTGCTCAACGACGAGCCGCGCGTGGTCAGTGCGGGCGTCGACCTGTTCGCGGCCGCACTGGTGGCCCAGGCCGTGCCGGTGACGACGGTCGACTGGCGGCCGCCGGTCGACGGGACGTCGGACGACCTGGTTCGTGTGCTGGCCGACCCGCGGCGACCCGAGGCGAACGAGCTGGCATTGACGCGCATGCTCGAGGCCGGGGCCGAGCTCGTCGACGTCCGTCCGGCCCGCGAGGTGCTCGGGCTGGAGCCCGGGCAGTTCCTGCACGCCGGCCCGCCGGTCACGTGGGAGCGGGCGTCCGGGCCGCTGCGGGGCGCGCTGATCGGGGCGACGCTGTTCGAGGGCCTGGCCCCGACGGCGTCCGCTGCGGAATCGCTGCTGGCCGCAGGCTCGTCCGTCGAGTGGGGCCCGTGCCACGACCGTGGCGGCGTCGGCCCCATGGCCGGGGTCGTGTCGCCGTCGATGTGGCTGTTCGAGCTGGCCGATCCCGCGAGCGGGCGGACGGCGTGGTGCTCGCTGAACGAGGGCCTCGGGGCGGTTCTGCGCTACGGCGCGTACGGGCCGGAGGTGATCGAGCGGCTGCGCTGGATGGCCGACGTGCTGGGGCCGCTGCTGCAGGCCGCCGTGCGCCGGGGCGGACCGGTGGACGTCAAGGCGATCGTCGCGCAGATGGTCCAGATGGGCGACGAGGGCCACAACCGCAACCGCGCCGGCACGCTGATGCTGCTGCGCGACCTGCTGCCGGCCATGGTCGACAGCGGGGCGCCGTCGTCGGACGTCGCGGCGGCCGCGGCGTTCATCGGCGGCAACGACCACTTCTTCCTCAACCTCGTCATGCCGGCCGGGAAGCTGCAGACGGCGGCGGCCGCCGGCATCCCGGGGTCCAGCGTGGTGACGACCATGGCCCGCAACGGCACCGACTTCGGCATCCAGGTGTCCGGAACCGGGTCGGCCTGGTTCACCGCCCCCGCCAACACGCCGGTCGGGATGTACCTCGGGGCGTACGGTCCCGACGACGCCAACCCCGACATCGGCGACTCCGCGATCACCGAGACCATCGGCCTCGGCGGGTTCGCCATGGCCGCCGCCCCCGCCATCGTCCGCTTCGTCGGCGGCTCTGTGCCCGACGCGCTGGCGACCAGCCGGCTCATGTACGAGATCACCGTCGGCGAGAACCCCGCCTATGCGTTCCCGATCCTCGAGTTCCGCGGCGCGCCCACCGGCATCGACATCACGCTGGTGGCGCGGACGGGCGTGTTGCCGCAGATCAACACCGGTATCGCCGGGCGCGTGGCCGGAACGGGTCAGGTCGGCGCCGGCCTGGTGCAGCCCCCGATGGACTGCTTCACCGCCGCCCTCTCCGCCCTCGCCGCCGCCGTCCCTCCGCCGCCCGCCCCGGAATGATCACGTTCACCACCCGATTCCGTCCCACAGCAGGCCTGCAGCCCTCCTGATGCGCGGGCGATCCTCGGGATGAGTGGACCTGAACTCGGGAAAGCGATTGCCGCCCGCCTCACCAGGCCTGCCCGTGCGTCACGAGGGCTGCAGCCCTCGTGGAGCAGGGACTCGGGTGGTGAACGTGATCATTCCGAGGCGGGGAGGTCGGAGGGGGTGTCGACGTCGGCGGGGAGACCGGTGCCGGTGCAGTCGACCGGCGTGACCAGGGACGGGTTGGCCTGCATGAAGGGGCGGGCACCGACGTCGCCGACGGCGAGATCCGCGACCTCGGACCAGACGGCACGGGACAGCAGGACCGGGTTGCCGCGCCGTCCGTCGTAGGTCGCCACCGCCACCTGCGTACCCGATGACCAGGCTGCGGCCAGACGGCGGACCGCTTCCACCCCCACCCAGGGCTGGTCGACCAGCGCCACCACGACGGCGCCGGCAGCTGACGCCGTCAACGCGCGCAGGCCGGCCCGCAGCGACGAGCCCATGCCGCTCGCCCAGTCGGGGTTGTGCACGACGATCGCGCCCGGCACCGTCAGCGAGACCGCGCCGGACACCACGACGACCGGGTCGCAGCCCCCGGACGACAGCAACCGCGC
This genomic window contains:
- a CDS encoding nucleotidyltransferase family protein; protein product: MPSDVAGLVLAAGSGSRYGGPKALVEYEGSRLVDRAARLLSSGGCDPVVVVSGAVSLTVPGAIVVHNPDWASGMGSSLRAGLRALTASAAGAVVVALVDQPWVGVEAVRRLAAAWSSGTQVAVATYDGRRGNPVLLSRAVWSEVADLAVGDVGARPFMQANPSLVTPVDCTGTGLPADVDTPSDLPASE
- a CDS encoding DUF2877 domain-containing protein, which translates into the protein MPVPTVPTGVRAARPWPGAASRQVLPGAASTVVAALVGGPRLTGEVVAATRTLTAVLVDHGTGPVLLCITGPAAVRLPCAVVTPWPVSGLRPGQRAVVGDGELSIGDPGADGVLVSVARWWRVRPATIGDVALARSRTAGLADGAGLDGGIVAASGRLGLALLCGDDDELADAVDGLLGLGPGLTPAGDDVLAGALVVAAALGRAARLASAVGAAVPFARTTAVSAGLLPHAAHGLAAPQLAAYLAALGAARGDVDAAERRLLDVGHTSGAALRLGAVVALAALAGGPR
- a CDS encoding PucR family transcriptional regulator — protein: MPADAANWPAHAMPGLTVRKAMEIPALAGARLLAGESGLDRVVQRANIMEVPDILPWVKPNELLLTTGYPLRNTPQGLPGLVAELDARGLAALGVKLHRYLDALPDEMIHEADRLGLPLLLLPDAVGFDDILNQVLTGVLNKQAAALERSWEVHHALLSVVLEGGGLTELVTKTSAVLGVPVMVTTADGRILAEGGNVDDLASWRHTPCFDTSGRFRTEYEPGGVHSHVDVPGWHAVVSIVAGRVDHGRIVAFARHRSLDVADVTVLERAATVAALAVNKQLAVTAVESKYRGDFLRDVLSGRAGDRERIVAHCESLGWDVGRELVVVVAELDPENGTAGSAGLQLRPVQERFTVAWQSVVGRRDPRAAVVGFAQEVVALLPVGPRQDAESAVREAVRQVSGDGGGGRRSFSTGVSRLVDDPERLPVGYEQARRAVDVGRQMNGRGSLAHFDSLGSFRLLSQIEDREELRGFVRETLHGLAAEDDPEMEDLRHTLKVLLDTNLNVAEAARQLHFHYNTLRYRISKLERILGPFTTDPELRLDLALALKVLQMRGIG
- a CDS encoding RNA polymerase subunit sigma-70, producing MTSPLLDRARAGDHDAFAELVEPYRRELQLHCYRLLGRLADAEDAVQETLLAAWRGLPEFEGRASVRSWLYRIATHRCLNAIRDGGRRPPPSPVPPFEAPEPTTHTEVPWLQPYPDVLLPESAYLHREQVELAFVEALQQLPPRQTAALVVCDVLGFPLAEAAAMLDTTATAVKGALQRARSTLRSSTTRPPAHGSAEERRLSKEFATAFVADDVDAVVALLTDDAWLAMPPAPHQYVGAAAIAGFLRASAGWRAGRLYSLLPTRANAQPAFGLYLDAAPAGLVVLALDGDRVARITRFMDDTLFPAFGLPRAFSRSPASAAPSGPAPDPAAAPDRW
- a CDS encoding DUF1116 domain-containing protein, with amino-acid sequence MADLLNDEPRVVSAGVDLFAAALVAQAVPVTTVDWRPPVDGTSDDLVRVLADPRRPEANELALTRMLEAGAELVDVRPAREVLGLEPGQFLHAGPPVTWERASGPLRGALIGATLFEGLAPTASAAESLLAAGSSVEWGPCHDRGGVGPMAGVVSPSMWLFELADPASGRTAWCSLNEGLGAVLRYGAYGPEVIERLRWMADVLGPLLQAAVRRGGPVDVKAIVAQMVQMGDEGHNRNRAGTLMLLRDLLPAMVDSGAPSSDVAAAAAFIGGNDHFFLNLVMPAGKLQTAAAAGIPGSSVVTTMARNGTDFGIQVSGTGSAWFTAPANTPVGMYLGAYGPDDANPDIGDSAITETIGLGGFAMAAAPAIVRFVGGSVPDALATSRLMYEITVGENPAYAFPILEFRGAPTGIDITLVARTGVLPQINTGIAGRVAGTGQVGAGLVQPPMDCFTAALSALAAAVPPPPAPE